From the Clostridiales bacterium FE2011 genome, one window contains:
- a CDS encoding L-2-amino-thiazoline-4-carboxylic acid hydrolase — MKAYTPENLVKISRYKKLFPTLPEEVRQDVYSRMLVLLKEEEKWCDRGNYKHIAQILTTIALYEVLQMHRKSEPEAYRIISETMWGALTPESYRKMARRSFFLPMMKKILPFGFRHGSGAGWQYTWHLEEDPKDRFHFECRECVYWHIFSERNLMKLGAMFCHSDVINFGKLPYTDFRRTKTLCQGGDCCDFDFIRHKTDAGDGWERFESV, encoded by the coding sequence ATGAAAGCCTATACACCGGAGAACCTGGTGAAGATCAGCCGGTATAAAAAGTTGTTCCCGACGCTGCCGGAGGAGGTCCGGCAGGATGTTTACAGCCGGATGCTGGTGCTGCTGAAGGAAGAGGAAAAGTGGTGCGACAGGGGCAACTATAAGCATATTGCCCAGATCCTGACCACCATCGCCCTGTACGAAGTGCTGCAGATGCACAGGAAAAGCGAGCCGGAAGCCTACCGGATTATATCCGAAACCATGTGGGGTGCCCTGACGCCGGAATCCTACCGGAAGATGGCCCGGCGGTCCTTTTTCCTTCCGATGATGAAAAAGATCCTGCCCTTCGGATTCCGGCACGGCAGCGGCGCCGGCTGGCAATACACCTGGCACCTGGAGGAGGATCCGAAAGACCGGTTCCACTTTGAATGCCGGGAATGTGTGTACTGGCACATTTTCAGCGAGCGGAACCTGATGAAACTGGGCGCGATGTTCTGCCATTCAGACGTGATCAACTTCGGGAAGCTGCCCTATACGGATTTCAGGAGGACGAAAACCCTCTGCCAGGGCGGGGACTGCTGCGACTTTGACTTCATCCGCCATAAAACGGACGCCGGAGACGGCTGGGAAAGGTTTGAAAGCGTCTGA
- a CDS encoding ABC transporter ATP-binding protein, with amino-acid sequence MSSKQGKKQNDVAALLKYAGSYRKLTWLGMGLSGAAMVLGMVPYFCIWLGMRDLIAVAPEWTRAAGISRYGWLAFAAMVGGILVYFAALMCTHLAAFRTASNIRKQGMAHLMKAPLGFFDSNASGLLRNRLDGAAAETETLLAHNLADIVGTIAMFVSMLVLMFVFDWRMGGACLLAAVISIAAMSRMMGGKNAKMIADYQKAQDYISKAGTEYVRGIPVVKIFQQTVYSFRAFRQAIEDYSKKAEDFSCGACSKPQAANLTFTEAAFAFLVPAALLIAPSALKSGNFADFVTNFAFYAVFSAIISTALARIMFMASGMMQATNALTRINEVMGAPVLTVPASPKNPKDNTVEFKDVSFTYDGAELPALSHVSFRVEPGQTVALVGPSGGGKTTAASLIPRFWDVTGGAVEVGGVDVRKMDPHVLMDQVAFVFQNNRLFKTSILENVRASRPEATREEAMAALKAAQCDDIIAKLPQGVDTLIGSEGTYLSGGEQQRVALARAILKDAPIVVLDEATAFADPENEVLIQKAFATLTKGRTVIMIAHRLSTVVNADRIIVLNEGQAVESGTHAELVKAGGLYARMWADYNQAAAWRITTEGEAK; translated from the coding sequence ATGAGCTCAAAACAAGGGAAAAAGCAGAATGATGTGGCGGCACTCCTGAAATACGCGGGCAGCTACCGGAAGCTGACCTGGCTGGGTATGGGGCTTTCCGGTGCGGCCATGGTGCTGGGAATGGTTCCGTATTTCTGTATCTGGCTGGGAATGCGGGACCTGATTGCCGTGGCGCCGGAGTGGACGAGGGCTGCCGGCATTTCCCGGTACGGCTGGCTGGCGTTTGCCGCCATGGTGGGCGGCATCCTGGTATATTTCGCGGCGCTGATGTGCACCCACCTGGCGGCCTTCCGCACGGCAAGCAATATCCGGAAACAGGGCATGGCGCACCTGATGAAGGCGCCGCTGGGCTTTTTTGATTCCAATGCGTCCGGCCTGCTCCGGAACCGCCTGGACGGGGCAGCTGCGGAGACAGAGACGCTGCTGGCCCACAACCTGGCGGATATCGTCGGCACGATAGCCATGTTTGTTTCCATGCTGGTGCTGATGTTTGTTTTCGACTGGCGCATGGGCGGCGCGTGCCTGCTGGCGGCAGTGATTTCCATCGCGGCCATGTCCCGCATGATGGGCGGAAAGAACGCGAAGATGATCGCGGATTACCAGAAAGCCCAGGATTACATCAGCAAGGCCGGTACGGAGTACGTTCGGGGTATTCCCGTGGTGAAGATTTTCCAGCAGACGGTTTATTCCTTCAGGGCCTTCCGGCAGGCCATCGAGGATTACAGCAAAAAGGCGGAGGATTTCTCCTGCGGCGCGTGCAGCAAGCCCCAGGCCGCGAACCTGACCTTTACGGAGGCTGCGTTCGCCTTCCTGGTTCCCGCGGCACTGCTGATTGCCCCTTCCGCCCTGAAAAGCGGAAACTTCGCGGACTTTGTGACGAACTTTGCCTTTTATGCGGTTTTCTCCGCCATTATCTCCACGGCGCTTGCGCGGATCATGTTCATGGCCAGCGGTATGATGCAGGCCACCAACGCGCTTACGCGGATCAATGAGGTGATGGGCGCCCCTGTACTGACCGTTCCGGCCAGCCCGAAGAACCCGAAGGATAATACCGTGGAATTCAAAGACGTTTCCTTTACCTATGACGGGGCGGAACTGCCGGCACTGTCTCACGTATCCTTCCGGGTGGAACCCGGACAGACGGTGGCGCTGGTAGGCCCGTCCGGCGGCGGTAAAACCACAGCCGCCAGCCTGATTCCCCGCTTCTGGGACGTAACCGGCGGCGCGGTGGAGGTCGGCGGCGTGGACGTGCGGAAGATGGATCCTCACGTGCTGATGGACCAGGTGGCATTTGTGTTCCAGAACAACCGGCTGTTCAAGACCTCCATCCTGGAGAACGTCCGGGCTTCCCGGCCGGAGGCTACCCGTGAAGAAGCCATGGCTGCGCTGAAAGCTGCCCAGTGTGATGATATCATTGCCAAACTGCCGCAGGGTGTGGATACGCTGATCGGTTCGGAAGGCACCTATCTTTCCGGCGGAGAACAGCAGCGCGTGGCGCTGGCAAGGGCGATCCTCAAGGATGCGCCGATTGTGGTGCTGGATGAGGCGACAGCCTTTGCCGATCCGGAGAATGAGGTTCTGATCCAGAAGGCGTTTGCCACCCTGACCAAAGGACGGACGGTGATTATGATCGCCCACAGGCTTTCCACGGTAGTGAACGCGGACAGGATCATCGTACTGAACGAAGGACAGGCTGTGGAAAGCGGTACCCATGCCGAACTGGTCAAAGCCGGCGGCCTGTATGCCCGGATGTGGGCGGACTACAACCAGGCGGCCGCGTGGCGGATTACGACCGAAGGGGAGGCGAAATGA
- a CDS encoding ABC transporter permease produces the protein MKRFSPVIRNLTRKPGRTTALILLTAFLALSVFAGTLVVSSLRRGLGSMENRLGADIIVVPAEAESKSSLKNMLLQGTIGTFYMDASALDKVKETEGVQKASAQIFLSSMKADCCSVKVQIIGFDPENDFVVQPWIAESLNRPLGDMEIVVGSRVGTDVGDNFRIYDRKCLVAAKLAPTGTGLDTAVYCNMNTIHTLLQAAEEKGVSHKIDSGNDVEVVSAIYVKTVPGADIGLVNNRLNGKIRKATSVRTTGMITEVSDSLGGVSRTVAILIAAVWILALAILFIAFSMMVNERRRELAVYRLVGMSRKMLSGMILKETALCSLAGALCGVLLGAVLVFPFTTLIETSLKLPYLAPSAGTTAVFAVLAIAVTVAAGCAASLHTASKLSRVDPGSTLREGA, from the coding sequence ATGAAGCGCTTTTCACCGGTGATCCGGAACCTGACAAGGAAACCGGGAAGAACCACCGCGCTGATTCTGCTGACGGCTTTCCTTGCTTTATCTGTTTTTGCAGGAACGCTGGTGGTTTCATCCCTTCGCCGTGGACTCGGCAGCATGGAAAACCGCCTGGGCGCGGATATCATTGTGGTTCCGGCAGAGGCTGAATCCAAATCCAGCCTGAAGAACATGCTGCTGCAGGGAACCATCGGTACCTTCTATATGGACGCTTCCGCACTGGACAAGGTGAAGGAAACAGAGGGAGTGCAGAAAGCATCCGCCCAGATTTTCCTTTCCTCCATGAAGGCGGACTGCTGCTCCGTGAAGGTACAGATCATCGGCTTTGATCCGGAAAACGACTTTGTGGTGCAGCCCTGGATTGCCGAAAGCCTGAACCGCCCGCTGGGCGATATGGAAATCGTGGTCGGCAGCCGCGTGGGAACGGACGTGGGCGATAACTTCCGGATTTACGACCGGAAATGCCTGGTGGCGGCCAAACTGGCGCCGACCGGCACCGGCCTGGATACCGCGGTGTACTGCAACATGAATACAATCCATACGCTGCTCCAGGCGGCGGAGGAAAAAGGCGTCAGCCATAAAATTGATTCCGGAAACGACGTGGAGGTGGTATCCGCCATCTACGTGAAGACGGTTCCGGGAGCGGATATCGGCCTGGTCAACAACCGGCTGAACGGAAAGATCCGGAAGGCGACATCCGTCCGGACGACCGGCATGATCACAGAAGTATCGGACAGCCTGGGCGGGGTATCCAGGACGGTGGCGATCCTGATCGCCGCGGTCTGGATCCTGGCACTGGCGATCCTGTTTATTGCCTTCTCCATGATGGTGAATGAACGCCGGCGGGAACTGGCGGTTTACCGCCTGGTGGGGATGAGTCGGAAAATGCTTTCCGGAATGATCCTGAAGGAAACGGCCCTGTGCAGCCTGGCAGGGGCGCTTTGCGGCGTGCTGCTCGGCGCGGTGCTGGTATTCCCCTTTACCACGCTGATTGAAACCAGCCTGAAGCTGCCTTACCTGGCCCCGTCAGCCGGAACAACCGCGGTATTTGCGGTCCTGGCAATCGCGGTCACGGTGGCTGCCGGATGCGCGGCAAGCCTGCATACGGCGTCGAAGCTGAGCCGGGTGGACCCGGGCAGCACACTGAGGGAGGGCGCCTGA
- a CDS encoding DUF3793 family protein has product MSDETVIRCCAPTLAAIKTGSLFNSPFESREEMTASLRAINKSLLPKGVCAMPLRYENGKALIYLYRPSMLEEDLRNPVAAELLKDAGYPGGSASGHIAWLIRRLKESETFPHEIGLFLGYPAVDVRGFIRHGECKCTGLWKVYESDVPQAQRTFARCRHCTKAYLQRNREGWDLSRLTIRPGQFSYREAERLERKETT; this is encoded by the coding sequence ATGTCGGACGAAACCGTAATCCGCTGCTGCGCACCGACGCTGGCAGCCATCAAAACCGGCAGCCTTTTCAACAGCCCATTTGAAAGCCGGGAAGAGATGACAGCCAGCCTGCGGGCGATTAACAAAAGCCTGCTCCCCAAGGGTGTGTGCGCGATGCCCCTCCGGTATGAGAACGGGAAGGCGCTGATTTACCTCTACCGCCCGTCCATGCTGGAAGAGGACCTGCGGAATCCGGTGGCGGCCGAACTGCTGAAAGACGCCGGGTATCCCGGCGGAAGCGCTTCCGGGCATATTGCCTGGCTGATCCGCCGGCTGAAGGAATCGGAAACCTTTCCCCATGAGATCGGGCTGTTCCTCGGATATCCGGCGGTGGACGTGCGGGGATTTATCCGGCACGGGGAGTGCAAGTGCACCGGCCTGTGGAAGGTCTATGAGAGCGACGTACCCCAGGCACAACGCACCTTCGCGCGGTGCAGGCACTGCACAAAAGCTTACCTGCAGCGCAACCGGGAAGGATGGGACCTGTCGAGGCTGACAATCCGGCCGGGACAGTTTTCATACAGAGAAGCCGAAAGGCTGGAAAGGAAGGAAACCACATGA
- a CDS encoding DUF4418 family protein yields the protein MKKSLFAILVLVLAALIAVGSVTVIGPCVHADGSAAACTGTGRAILIDGCVMAALALLALLIRKPGIRIILFAAAFCAAAVGVLLPGTLMPLCKMDTMHCRAVMQPAVIILSGVAAITSLIGIITEQRRSRRMKG from the coding sequence ATGAAAAAGAGTTTATTCGCAATCCTGGTCCTGGTTCTCGCGGCGCTGATTGCCGTGGGATCCGTGACTGTAATCGGCCCCTGCGTCCATGCGGACGGCAGCGCGGCAGCCTGCACCGGAACGGGCAGGGCAATCCTGATTGACGGCTGCGTGATGGCAGCCCTGGCACTGCTGGCGCTGCTGATCCGCAAACCCGGCATCCGTATTATCCTGTTTGCGGCGGCTTTCTGCGCCGCGGCGGTTGGCGTCCTGCTGCCGGGCACCCTGATGCCCCTTTGCAAAATGGACACGATGCACTGCCGGGCGGTAATGCAGCCGGCGGTAATCATCCTGTCCGGCGTCGCGGCAATCACATCGCTGATCGGGATTATTACAGAACAGCGCAGAAGCAGGAGAATGAAGGGATGA
- a CDS encoding ABC transporter ATP-binding protein, whose protein sequence is MELRAENISRRYFRKRGEANFFEAVKPVSLTLRGGKMTVLKGRSGSGKTTLLHMLAGLLNPSEGKVFLDDTDLYALEDAELSRVRNEKIGVVPQGRSAVDTLTVYENILLPGLLYGGKPRTEAAESWMEALDICSLRDVMPAELSGGELRRMAIARTLTADPDVILADEPTGDLDNENTVIVLDALRQAAKAGKAVLVVSHEDDVEAYADEVIRMDAGSFIADGSKTQQPSSVNE, encoded by the coding sequence ATGGAACTGAGAGCGGAAAACATCTCCCGCCGGTACTTCCGGAAGCGGGGAGAAGCAAACTTTTTTGAAGCGGTCAAACCGGTATCCCTGACGCTCCGGGGCGGAAAAATGACCGTGCTGAAAGGCAGGAGCGGATCCGGCAAGACCACGCTGCTGCATATGCTGGCGGGACTGCTGAATCCGTCGGAAGGGAAGGTTTTCCTGGACGATACGGATCTGTATGCCCTGGAGGACGCGGAGCTGTCCAGGGTACGCAATGAAAAGATCGGCGTGGTTCCCCAGGGCCGCAGCGCCGTGGATACGCTGACGGTGTATGAGAATATCCTCCTGCCGGGACTGCTTTACGGCGGCAAACCCCGGACGGAAGCGGCAGAAAGCTGGATGGAGGCGCTGGATATCTGCAGCCTGCGGGACGTGATGCCCGCGGAACTGTCCGGGGGAGAGCTGCGCAGGATGGCCATCGCACGGACGCTGACCGCTGATCCGGACGTGATCCTGGCGGACGAACCCACCGGTGACCTGGACAATGAGAACACGGTCATAGTGCTGGACGCACTGCGCCAGGCTGCAAAAGCCGGCAAGGCAGTGCTGGTGGTCAGCCATGAGGATGACGTGGAAGCCTATGCTGATGAGGTGATCCGCATGGACGCGGGCAGCTTCATCGCAGACGGCTCCAAAACGCAGCAGCCGTCATCTGTCAATGAGTGA
- a CDS encoding L-2-amino-thiazoline-4-carboxylic acid hydrolase — MRYAGMPAGMWTLFRKSFRKNLGDVLGYDREKAGEVTEKAKKDYRMLIRRLPEFEKGDRFKMNIVNCALFSAFCLHMHPKPTMEQMTEFYNRSMMIPAMRFFCRLSGRKKFTAKDIEGMKKTEALRAADRNPYSWNMIYIPYQDGSGYEARFFRCGICRLMKELNLYEYVPAMCRLDYTMADASGASRFVREYTLASGGPYCDCGYKKLN, encoded by the coding sequence ATGAGATACGCGGGAATGCCGGCAGGCATGTGGACGCTGTTCAGAAAATCCTTCCGGAAAAACCTGGGCGACGTGCTGGGGTATGACCGGGAAAAGGCCGGGGAAGTTACGGAAAAGGCAAAAAAGGATTACCGGATGCTGATCCGGAGACTGCCCGAATTTGAAAAGGGAGACCGGTTCAAAATGAATATTGTGAACTGCGCCCTTTTTTCAGCTTTCTGCCTGCATATGCATCCAAAGCCGACCATGGAACAGATGACGGAGTTTTACAACCGGTCCATGATGATTCCCGCCATGCGCTTCTTCTGCCGGCTTTCCGGCAGGAAGAAGTTTACCGCAAAGGACATTGAGGGAATGAAGAAGACGGAAGCGCTTCGGGCGGCGGACCGGAATCCCTATTCCTGGAACATGATATACATTCCGTATCAGGACGGCTCCGGGTACGAGGCCAGGTTCTTCCGGTGCGGGATCTGCCGGCTGATGAAGGAACTGAACCTTTATGAATACGTTCCGGCCATGTGCAGGCTGGACTACACCATGGCGGACGCGAGCGGAGCAAGCCGGTTTGTGCGGGAATACACCCTGGCGTCCGGCGGGCCGTACTGCGACTGCGGATATAAAAAACTGAACTGA
- a CDS encoding class I SAM-dependent methyltransferase: MKPDYKNWMPKGMVRGFNFAFLGLCAVLVLAALLAQGTARTVLMIVFGVLALVFLGLSIWSVMMYRAFDYHGKRRMSRQIIEGTAEYVKVPKGGKCLDVGCGSGALSIAVAKRNPDAAVIGVDRWGKEYASFSRKLCEDNARAEGVKNVSFRQGDATRLEFPNETFDAVTSNYVYHNIPGDRQAILLETLRTLKKGGTFVIHDIMSVSKYGDMNAFVKKLKDLGYEKAELIGTTNGKFMKKGEAGWMGLGGSALLIGKK, encoded by the coding sequence ATGAAACCTGATTATAAGAACTGGATGCCTAAGGGAATGGTACGGGGATTCAACTTTGCTTTCCTGGGACTGTGCGCTGTGCTGGTACTTGCAGCACTGCTGGCCCAGGGAACGGCCAGGACAGTCCTGATGATTGTGTTTGGCGTGCTGGCACTGGTTTTCCTGGGCCTTTCGATCTGGTCGGTGATGATGTACCGGGCTTTTGACTACCATGGAAAACGCCGGATGTCCCGCCAGATCATCGAGGGAACGGCGGAATACGTCAAGGTGCCCAAGGGCGGGAAATGCCTGGATGTGGGCTGCGGAAGCGGCGCCCTGTCCATTGCCGTGGCCAAACGGAATCCGGACGCAGCCGTGATCGGCGTTGACCGCTGGGGAAAGGAATACGCCTCCTTCAGCAGAAAGCTGTGCGAGGATAACGCCCGGGCGGAAGGCGTAAAGAATGTGAGCTTCCGGCAGGGGGACGCGACCCGGCTGGAATTCCCGAATGAAACCTTTGACGCTGTCACCAGCAATTACGTTTATCACAACATCCCGGGCGACCGGCAGGCGATCCTGCTGGAGACGCTGCGGACGCTGAAGAAGGGCGGCACCTTCGTGATTCACGATATTATGTCCGTTTCCAAATACGGCGACATGAACGCTTTTGTGAAAAAGCTGAAAGACCTGGGATATGAGAAAGCGGAGCTGATTGGCACGACGAACGGCAAATTCATGAAAAAAGGCGAAGCAGGCTGGATGGGCCTGGGCGGATCGGCCCTGCTGATCGGGAAAAAGTAA
- a CDS encoding flavodoxin, which produces MSKIAVIYWSGTGNTQAMAEAVAAGAKEAGAEADLLTCADVGDISAYDAAALGCPAMGAEELEDSEFLPMLESIEPALAGKKVALFGSYGWGDGEWMRSWEARCAEKGIALAAESVMANEAPDDAATASCKALGKALA; this is translated from the coding sequence ATGAGTAAGATCGCGGTGATCTATTGGAGCGGCACCGGCAATACGCAGGCAATGGCGGAAGCGGTTGCGGCGGGCGCAAAAGAAGCCGGCGCGGAAGCGGATCTGCTGACCTGCGCTGACGTGGGCGATATCTCCGCCTATGACGCGGCGGCACTGGGCTGCCCGGCTATGGGCGCGGAAGAGCTGGAAGACAGCGAATTCCTGCCGATGCTTGAAAGCATTGAACCGGCACTGGCCGGAAAGAAAGTCGCGCTGTTCGGCTCCTACGGCTGGGGCGACGGCGAATGGATGCGCTCCTGGGAAGCCCGCTGCGCGGAGAAGGGCATTGCCCTGGCTGCGGAAAGCGTAATGGCGAACGAAGCCCCTGACGATGCTGCCACAGCGTCCTGCAAGGCGCTGGGTAAAGCACTGGCATAA
- a CDS encoding ABC transporter ATP-binding protein: protein MFWKNVQRKYALTDNGIRNIKKGTAWTVVVNLIVISGMSILYLLMTGFMNTLTKGTPLPNALLFTGVTAVFLLISYLAHLQQYKATYGLVYGEVKIARIGLAERLRRLPLGYFGKRDLADLTETLMGDVNRLEHVWSHCLSYLYGSWISTTVIAAGMLIYNWKMALACLWGVPVAFLLLFGSRKVHKAQSANHKKAAVQVADGIQETLENIREIRATNREERFLEELNGKIDRSEKVQIKGELTIGIFVNLAGVIMRLGVATTILTGTGMILSGQIDFMQLFMFLLAITRIYAPFDQALALIAEMFVSQVSANRLQEVHDTPTAEGTEVFMPGGHDIEFRNVSFAYDNQEVLSGVSFTAREGEVTALVGPSGSGKSTCARLAARLWDADRGEILVGGVDIGGIDPEVLLSDYSMVFQDVVLFDDTVMENIRLGKYGATDEEVLAAAKAANCDEFVDKLPNGYATPIGENGAKLSGGERQRISIARALLKNAPIVLLDEATASLDVENETKVQGALSRLLTGKTVLVIAHRMRTVEAADKIVVLADGKVAEEGSPAELLKKEDGLFRRMTRLQTAGAEWSI from the coding sequence ATGTTCTGGAAGAATGTACAGCGGAAATATGCACTGACGGACAACGGTATCAGGAATATCAAAAAGGGAACGGCCTGGACGGTGGTTGTGAACCTGATCGTGATCTCCGGCATGAGCATTCTTTACCTGCTGATGACCGGCTTTATGAATACGCTGACAAAAGGAACACCGCTTCCGAACGCGCTGCTGTTTACCGGCGTTACGGCGGTTTTCCTGCTGATTTCCTACCTGGCGCACCTGCAGCAGTACAAAGCAACCTACGGCCTGGTATACGGCGAGGTGAAAATCGCACGGATCGGCCTGGCGGAACGCCTGCGCCGGCTGCCTTTGGGATATTTCGGAAAGAGGGATCTGGCGGACCTGACGGAGACCCTGATGGGGGATGTGAACCGGCTGGAGCACGTGTGGTCCCACTGCCTGAGCTACCTTTACGGCTCCTGGATTTCCACAACGGTGATCGCAGCGGGGATGCTGATCTACAACTGGAAAATGGCGCTTGCCTGCCTGTGGGGTGTGCCGGTCGCCTTCCTCCTGCTCTTCGGCAGCCGGAAGGTACACAAAGCCCAGTCTGCAAACCATAAGAAGGCCGCTGTGCAGGTGGCTGACGGTATCCAGGAAACTCTGGAGAACATCCGGGAAATCCGGGCAACCAACCGGGAAGAGCGCTTTCTGGAGGAACTGAACGGAAAGATCGACCGGAGCGAAAAGGTCCAGATCAAGGGCGAACTGACCATCGGGATCTTTGTTAACCTGGCTGGTGTCATTATGCGCCTGGGCGTGGCGACCACCATCCTGACCGGTACGGGGATGATCCTTTCCGGACAGATTGACTTCATGCAGCTGTTCATGTTCCTGCTGGCCATTACCCGGATTTACGCGCCTTTTGACCAGGCACTGGCGCTGATTGCTGAGATGTTTGTGTCCCAGGTGTCCGCGAACAGGCTGCAGGAGGTGCACGATACCCCGACAGCGGAAGGTACGGAAGTGTTCATGCCAGGGGGTCACGATATCGAATTCCGCAACGTCAGCTTCGCCTATGACAACCAGGAGGTGCTCAGCGGCGTCAGCTTTACCGCCAGGGAGGGAGAGGTTACGGCGCTGGTCGGCCCTTCCGGCTCCGGCAAGAGCACCTGCGCCCGGCTGGCGGCCCGGCTGTGGGACGCTGACAGGGGAGAAATCCTGGTGGGCGGCGTTGACATTGGAGGCATTGATCCGGAAGTGCTGCTGAGCGATTATTCCATGGTGTTCCAGGATGTGGTGCTGTTTGATGACACCGTGATGGAAAACATCCGGCTTGGCAAATACGGCGCCACGGACGAAGAAGTACTGGCAGCGGCGAAGGCGGCCAACTGTGACGAGTTTGTGGACAAACTGCCCAACGGCTATGCCACGCCGATCGGTGAAAACGGCGCCAAGCTTTCCGGCGGTGAACGCCAGCGGATCTCCATTGCCCGGGCACTGCTGAAGAACGCGCCCATCGTCCTGCTGGACGAGGCAACGGCCTCCCTGGATGTGGAGAACGAAACAAAGGTGCAGGGTGCCCTGTCCCGCCTGCTGACGGGAAAGACGGTACTGGTGATCGCCCACCGGATGCGCACGGTGGAAGCTGCGGATAAAATTGTGGTGCTGGCCGACGGCAAGGTGGCCGAGGAAGGCAGCCCCGCAGAACTGCTGAAGAAGGAAGACGGCCTGTTCCGCCGCATGACCCGGCTGCAGACAGCCGGTGCGGAATGGAGCATCTGA
- a CDS encoding ZIP family metal transporter: protein MNGWSADVILGLLIPFAGTAAGSACVFFMRKNLKQNVQRALTGFAGGVMVAASIWSLLIPAMQQAEGMGKWAFLPAAAGFWIGILFLLLLDKVIPHLHMFAEKAEGPRTRLARTSMMVLAVTLHNIPEGMAVGVVYAGLLSGSAEITAGGALALALGIAIQNFPEGAIISMPLRAEGKDKGKAFLDGVLSGAVEPIGAVLTILAASLIVPAMPYLLSFAAGAMIYVVVEELIPEMSAGEHSDIGVLMFSFGFTLMMALDVALG, encoded by the coding sequence ATGAACGGATGGTCCGCTGATGTGATTTTGGGCCTGCTGATTCCCTTTGCGGGAACCGCTGCCGGTTCTGCCTGCGTGTTTTTCATGAGGAAAAACCTGAAGCAGAATGTGCAGCGCGCACTGACCGGATTTGCGGGCGGAGTCATGGTCGCGGCTTCCATATGGAGCCTGCTGATCCCGGCGATGCAGCAGGCGGAAGGAATGGGGAAATGGGCTTTCCTGCCGGCGGCGGCCGGTTTCTGGATCGGCATTCTGTTTCTCCTGCTGCTGGATAAGGTAATTCCGCACCTGCACATGTTCGCGGAAAAGGCGGAAGGACCCAGGACCCGCCTGGCCCGGACCAGCATGATGGTACTGGCTGTGACGCTGCACAACATTCCGGAGGGAATGGCGGTGGGCGTGGTTTATGCCGGACTGCTTTCCGGATCCGCGGAGATTACCGCGGGCGGCGCACTGGCGCTGGCCCTGGGTATCGCAATCCAGAATTTCCCGGAGGGAGCGATTATTTCCATGCCCCTGCGGGCGGAAGGCAAGGATAAGGGGAAGGCTTTCCTGGACGGTGTGCTGTCCGGAGCGGTGGAACCCATCGGCGCGGTGCTGACCATCCTGGCCGCGTCGCTGATCGTGCCGGCCATGCCTTACCTGCTCAGCTTCGCGGCGGGCGCCATGATCTATGTGGTGGTGGAAGAACTGATTCCGGAGATGTCCGCCGGGGAACACTCAGACATCGGGGTGCTGATGTTTTCCTTCGGCTTTACGCTGATGATGGCGCTGGACGTGGCGCTGGGATAA
- a CDS encoding methyltransferase domain-containing protein has protein sequence MKKKIWDLYAPIYKQAMKADQKIYNFMYERIPQKIRGMEVLEIATGPGLLARHVAPAARRMIATDYSDGMIAEAKKGPRPANLEFEVADAMSLPYADGSFDAVLIANALHIVPDPQKALREISRVLRPGGLLIAPTFVEHKGTLGSRIWSRILRIAGIRFEHQWSAQEYLKFLEDNGWKVEFSKEMAARIALMYTECREAEKK, from the coding sequence ATGAAGAAAAAGATTTGGGACCTGTACGCGCCGATCTATAAACAGGCGATGAAGGCGGATCAGAAGATATACAACTTTATGTATGAGCGCATCCCGCAGAAGATCCGGGGTATGGAAGTGCTGGAGATTGCCACCGGCCCCGGACTGCTGGCCAGGCATGTGGCGCCGGCGGCCAGGCGGATGATCGCCACGGACTATTCCGACGGCATGATCGCCGAGGCAAAGAAAGGACCGCGGCCTGCCAACCTGGAATTTGAGGTGGCGGACGCCATGAGCCTGCCCTACGCCGACGGCAGCTTTGACGCGGTGCTGATTGCCAACGCCCTGCACATTGTGCCGGATCCGCAGAAGGCGCTGCGGGAGATCAGCCGCGTGCTGCGGCCGGGCGGACTGCTGATTGCCCCGACGTTTGTGGAGCATAAGGGGACCCTGGGCAGCCGCATCTGGTCCCGGATCCTGCGGATTGCGGGAATCCGGTTTGAGCACCAGTGGTCCGCGCAGGAATACCTGAAGTTCCTGGAGGATAACGGCTGGAAGGTGGAATTCAGCAAGGAAATGGCGGCGCGGATCGCATTGATGTACACGGAATGCCGGGAGGCGGAGAAGAAATGA